One genomic window of Actinoplanes lobatus includes the following:
- a CDS encoding sensor histidine kinase, with the protein MISLAAVMAAPLLAGPLNEGLPVWITPLNLLLVAAALALHRSRPSAAALGPLAASAVDWRLLPAAAILCYLAGRREPPAATTLAGLAGVLAFGTAVPLLRGPNLYGWLVWITGVIVLGLLPALIGSFRRLQAELVQAGWDRAAQLEREQRIVADQARLQERARIAQDMHDSLGHELSLVALHAGALELDGTLTGEQRAAASEVRAGVTTAADRLSEIIGLLRDDDTPPRPAGDHIEALVDRAAAAGVPVELTATGDHGDVAPMQYRAAHRVVQEALTNATKHAPAAPVRVLVDRTGDEMTVTVHNGPPPRPPVERVPHGGRGLTGLGERVGLAGGVLRAGPLPDGGFQVVARLPTRPGPVLEAGPDPLPPAGPETARRRARRGLALAVTLPTLLTAGLAGTLMAVYAHDSRTSHLTPERFRELAVGASRDEMAGRLPERQAPEHRDENGPPPPPGSACEYYRSTAGFLPTPFDVYRLCFRDGRLVAKDVLPPSR; encoded by the coding sequence ATGATCTCGCTGGCGGCGGTGATGGCCGCCCCGCTGCTGGCCGGGCCGCTCAACGAGGGCCTGCCGGTGTGGATCACCCCGCTCAACCTGCTCCTCGTCGCCGCGGCCCTGGCGCTGCACCGGTCCCGGCCGTCGGCGGCGGCGCTCGGCCCGCTGGCCGCCAGCGCCGTCGACTGGCGGCTCCTCCCCGCCGCGGCGATCCTGTGCTACCTGGCGGGCCGCCGCGAGCCGCCGGCCGCGACCACCCTGGCCGGGCTCGCCGGTGTGCTGGCCTTCGGCACGGCGGTTCCCCTGCTGCGCGGCCCCAACCTCTACGGTTGGCTGGTCTGGATCACCGGTGTGATCGTTCTCGGCCTGCTCCCGGCCCTGATCGGCTCGTTCCGGCGCCTCCAGGCCGAGCTCGTCCAGGCGGGCTGGGACCGCGCCGCCCAACTGGAACGCGAACAGCGGATCGTCGCCGATCAGGCCCGCCTCCAGGAACGCGCCCGCATCGCCCAGGACATGCACGACTCCCTCGGCCACGAGCTGAGCCTCGTCGCCCTGCACGCCGGCGCTCTCGAACTCGACGGCACCCTCACCGGGGAACAGCGGGCCGCCGCCTCCGAGGTCCGTGCCGGGGTGACCACCGCGGCCGACCGGCTCAGCGAGATCATCGGCCTGCTCCGCGACGACGACACCCCGCCGCGCCCGGCCGGCGACCACATCGAGGCCCTGGTCGACCGGGCCGCAGCGGCCGGTGTGCCGGTGGAGCTGACGGCCACCGGCGACCACGGCGACGTGGCGCCCATGCAGTACCGCGCCGCCCACCGGGTGGTGCAGGAGGCGCTGACCAACGCCACCAAACACGCCCCGGCCGCTCCCGTACGGGTGCTCGTCGACCGCACCGGTGACGAGATGACGGTGACCGTCCACAACGGGCCACCCCCGCGCCCGCCGGTGGAGCGCGTGCCCCACGGCGGCCGCGGCCTCACCGGACTCGGTGAACGGGTCGGCCTCGCGGGTGGCGTCCTGCGTGCCGGACCACTGCCGGACGGCGGGTTCCAGGTGGTCGCCCGGTTACCGACACGGCCCGGTCCGGTGCTCGAAGCCGGCCCGGACCCCCTCCCACCGGCCGGGCCGGAGACCGCCCGCCGCAGGGCCCGGCGCGGGCTGGCGCTCGCGGTCACCCTGCCCACGCTGCTCACCGCCGGGCTGGCCGGCACCCTGATGGCGGTCTACGCCCACGACAGCCGCACCTCCCACCTGACGCCCGAGCGGTTCCGGGAACTGGCCGTCGGCGCGAGCCGCGACGAGATGGCCGGCCGGCTCCCCGAACGGCAGGCGCCCGAACACCGCGACGAGAACGGCCCGCCCCCACCGCCCGGCAGCGCCTGCGAGTACTACCGGTCCACCGCCGGGTTCCTGCCCACCCCGTTCGACGTCTACCGGCTGTGCTTCCGCGACGGCCGGCTCGTCGCCAAGGACGTGCTCCCACCGAGCCGCTGA
- a CDS encoding response regulator — protein sequence MLIRVLLADDEALIRAGVRAILAADPSIEVVSEAADGREAVEQARLHRPDVALLDIRMPVMDGLEAVAEIRRTVPSTATVVLTTFSEDEYIARALDGGASGFVLKTGDPRELIAGVRAVAEGGAYLSPRVARRVITHFRGGHVTRGAAAREQLAVLTGRERDVLRLVGEGLSNAEIAARLHLVEGTVKAHVSAILARLGLRNRVQAALLAYQAEML from the coding sequence ATGTTGATCCGCGTGCTGCTCGCCGACGACGAGGCGCTGATCCGTGCGGGCGTCCGCGCGATCCTCGCCGCCGACCCGTCGATCGAGGTGGTGTCCGAGGCCGCCGACGGCCGGGAGGCGGTGGAACAGGCCCGGCTGCACCGCCCCGACGTCGCCCTGCTCGACATCCGGATGCCCGTCATGGACGGTCTGGAGGCGGTCGCCGAGATCCGGCGGACCGTGCCGTCGACCGCCACCGTCGTGCTGACCACCTTCTCCGAGGACGAGTACATCGCCCGGGCCCTGGACGGCGGCGCCAGCGGGTTCGTCCTCAAGACCGGCGACCCCCGCGAGCTGATCGCCGGGGTGCGGGCCGTGGCCGAGGGCGGCGCCTACCTGTCGCCGCGTGTCGCCCGACGGGTCATCACCCACTTCCGCGGCGGGCACGTGACCCGGGGCGCGGCGGCCCGCGAACAGCTGGCGGTCCTCACCGGGCGGGAACGCGACGTCCTGCGACTGGTCGGCGAGGGACTGTCCAACGCGGAGATCGCGGCCCGGCTGCACCTCGTCGAGGGGACCGTGAAGGCACACGTCAGCGCGATCCTGGCCCGCCTCGGACTGCGGAACCGGGTGCAGGCCGCGCTTCTCGCGTACCAGGCTGAAATGCTCTGA
- a CDS encoding phosphatase PAP2 family protein, which yields MAIETRIENVPDVAGGWYRAIVEWAATTPEFVQGFMAHFTELGVALLAGMWALTLWRARRSPALTRVLAGGVGVVLAYGLSEWSKTYLDAERPCRTFPDLPIVASECPPTGDWSFPSNHSTVAAALVVAILLVSWRTGLLALPVGLLAGFSRVFVGVHYPHDVVAGFLIGAVATAIAVTLLPRLPLIRAFQPGTREARPAPGSAVRGGPGSR from the coding sequence ATGGCAATCGAGACGCGGATCGAGAATGTTCCGGATGTGGCCGGCGGCTGGTATCGGGCGATCGTCGAGTGGGCGGCCACCACCCCGGAGTTCGTGCAGGGTTTCATGGCGCACTTCACCGAGCTGGGCGTGGCGCTGCTGGCGGGAATGTGGGCGCTGACCCTCTGGCGCGCCCGCCGCAGCCCGGCCCTGACGAGAGTGCTGGCCGGCGGTGTCGGGGTGGTGCTCGCGTACGGGCTGAGCGAGTGGTCGAAGACCTACCTGGACGCGGAACGCCCCTGCCGTACCTTCCCGGATCTGCCGATCGTGGCGAGCGAGTGCCCACCCACCGGGGACTGGTCGTTCCCGAGCAACCACAGCACCGTCGCGGCCGCCCTGGTCGTGGCGATCCTGCTGGTCTCCTGGCGGACGGGCCTGCTGGCGCTGCCGGTCGGGTTGCTGGCCGGATTCTCCCGGGTGTTCGTCGGCGTGCACTACCCGCACGACGTGGTGGCGGGCTTCCTGATCGGGGCGGTCGCCACCGCGATCGCGGTCACCCTGCTGCCGCGGCTCCCGCTGATCAGAGCATTTCAGCCTGGTACGCGAGAAGCGCGGCCTGCACCCGGTTCCGCAGTCCGAGGCGGGCCAGGATCGCGCTGA
- a CDS encoding lipase family protein, producing MSVRTRIAAALLAGTVAGVTVLPAQLAEAVTSRRVTIPAFYTPPAVLPASNGTLIRTEPLKLALSLPGITGTLPGKATRIMYRSTDAGGGPVAVTGAYIEPSAAWRGPGARPLVVLAPGTMGQGDQCSTSLALQKGLVVGLGTQTTVSIGYEVLAMYRLLAKGIAVVQTDYVGLGTTDRLHTYVNRIDSGHAVLDAARAALALPNTSLTERSSVGLYGYSQGGGAVASAAELQATYAPDVPLKATYAGAPPANLADVTAAIDGSELLGALGWSVNGFAQSEPALQPLFDRYLNDAGRSTLKKLSTMCVGDALLTYANKRSTAWTTTGQSVSEIIESEPALRDYIAGQTIGKLRPTGVVRVATGVNDNLVPFAQARVMAADWCRLGGDVVFAPISLPKLPSPVINHFGPLLKDQGTAIGWLRDRLADRPATANCSAVNGS from the coding sequence ATGTCCGTACGAACCCGCATCGCTGCCGCACTGCTCGCTGGAACCGTCGCCGGGGTGACCGTCCTACCGGCCCAGCTGGCCGAGGCCGTCACGTCCCGTCGCGTCACGATCCCGGCCTTCTACACCCCGCCGGCGGTGCTGCCGGCGTCGAACGGCACGCTGATCCGCACCGAACCCCTCAAACTCGCCCTGTCGCTGCCCGGCATCACCGGCACGCTGCCGGGCAAGGCGACCCGCATCATGTACCGGTCCACCGACGCGGGCGGTGGGCCGGTCGCCGTGACCGGCGCCTACATCGAACCGTCCGCCGCCTGGCGCGGACCCGGCGCCCGCCCGCTGGTCGTGCTCGCCCCGGGCACGATGGGCCAGGGCGACCAGTGCTCCACCTCGCTGGCCCTCCAGAAGGGCCTGGTCGTCGGCCTGGGCACCCAGACGACGGTCTCGATCGGCTACGAGGTCCTGGCGATGTACCGGCTTCTCGCCAAGGGCATCGCTGTCGTACAGACCGACTATGTGGGACTCGGCACCACCGACCGCCTGCACACCTACGTCAACCGGATCGATTCCGGCCACGCCGTGCTCGACGCGGCCCGGGCCGCCCTGGCGCTGCCGAACACCTCGCTCACCGAGCGGTCCAGCGTCGGCCTCTACGGTTACAGCCAGGGCGGTGGCGCGGTCGCGTCGGCCGCCGAACTTCAGGCCACCTACGCCCCGGACGTGCCGCTGAAGGCCACCTACGCCGGCGCGCCCCCGGCGAACCTGGCCGACGTCACCGCGGCCATCGACGGCAGTGAGCTGCTCGGCGCACTCGGCTGGTCGGTGAACGGCTTCGCCCAGTCCGAACCGGCCCTCCAGCCGCTGTTCGACCGCTACCTCAACGACGCCGGCCGGTCGACGCTCAAGAAGCTGTCCACGATGTGCGTCGGCGACGCCCTCCTCACCTACGCCAACAAGCGGAGCACTGCCTGGACGACCACCGGCCAGTCGGTCTCCGAGATCATCGAATCCGAGCCGGCGCTGCGCGACTACATCGCCGGGCAGACCATCGGGAAGCTCAGGCCCACCGGCGTGGTCCGGGTGGCCACCGGCGTCAACGACAACCTCGTCCCGTTCGCGCAGGCCCGCGTCATGGCCGCCGACTGGTGCCGGCTCGGCGGCGACGTCGTCTTCGCCCCGATCAGCCTGCCCAAGCTCCCCAGCCCGGTGATCAACCACTTCGGACCGCTGCTCAAGGACCAGGGCACCGCGATCGGCTGGCTCCGCGACCGGCTGGCCGACCGCCCGGCCACCGCCAACTGCTCCGCCGTGAACGGATCGTAA
- a CDS encoding LLM class F420-dependent oxidoreductase encodes MTPRIGVIFPQTTLGADRIAVRAYAQAVEELGYTHLRAADHVLGADRAAHPGWTRPYDVDSTFHEPFVLFGHLAAITSLELATAVIILPQRQTALVAKQAAEVDLLTGGRFRLGIGVGWNHVEFEALGQDFDNRGRRYDEQITLLRRYWTERSITHHGEFETVTGAGIAPHPVQRPIPLWFGAGSVPAYRRIGRLGDGWFPQLAPGSAELEAAQRVINRAAVEAGRDPAAIGLEAAVSWTGSADELAEKAQAWRESGATHLAVNTTQPGITTVDQHIDALTRAAAALNLKPSLRYA; translated from the coding sequence ATGACGCCGCGCATCGGAGTGATCTTCCCGCAGACCACGCTGGGCGCGGACCGCATCGCGGTCCGCGCCTACGCACAGGCCGTCGAGGAACTGGGCTACACCCACCTGCGGGCCGCCGACCACGTGCTCGGGGCCGACCGGGCGGCCCACCCCGGCTGGACCCGCCCCTACGACGTCGACAGCACCTTCCATGAGCCGTTCGTCCTGTTCGGCCACCTCGCCGCGATCACCTCGCTGGAACTGGCCACCGCCGTCATCATCCTGCCGCAGCGGCAGACCGCCCTGGTCGCCAAGCAGGCCGCCGAGGTCGACCTGCTGACCGGCGGCCGGTTCCGGCTCGGCATCGGCGTCGGCTGGAACCATGTCGAGTTCGAGGCGCTCGGCCAGGATTTCGACAACCGCGGCCGCCGCTACGACGAGCAGATCACCCTGCTGCGCCGCTACTGGACGGAGCGGTCGATCACCCACCACGGCGAATTCGAGACGGTCACCGGCGCCGGCATCGCGCCACACCCGGTGCAGCGGCCCATCCCGCTCTGGTTCGGCGCCGGCTCCGTGCCCGCCTACCGCCGCATCGGCCGGCTCGGCGACGGCTGGTTCCCGCAGCTGGCGCCCGGCAGCGCCGAACTCGAGGCGGCCCAGCGCGTCATCAACCGGGCGGCCGTCGAGGCCGGACGCGACCCCGCCGCCATCGGCCTGGAGGCCGCCGTCTCATGGACCGGCTCCGCCGACGAACTGGCCGAGAAGGCGCAGGCGTGGCGGGAATCCGGCGCCACGCACCTTGCCGTCAACACCACCCAGCCCGGCATCACCACGGTCGACCAGCACATCGACGCCCTCACCCGGGCTGCCGCCGCCCTGAACCTCAAACCATCTCTCCGGTACGCGTGA
- a CDS encoding CoA-binding protein, whose protein sequence is MTTRYQDPLTIQRVLNTAKTIAIVGLSGNELRASYFVGYYMRRHGYRVIPVNPRESAILGETSYPSLTDVPVPIDVVNVFRAPSALPDIARQAVAIGAGTLWTQFGVINQEGADIATSGGLTVIVDRCLKVEHARYVGRMHWLGFNTQRITSVRSGLQ, encoded by the coding sequence GTGACCACGCGATACCAGGATCCGCTGACCATCCAGCGGGTGCTCAACACGGCGAAGACGATCGCGATCGTCGGGCTGTCCGGAAACGAGTTGAGGGCCAGCTATTTCGTCGGCTACTACATGCGGCGGCACGGCTACCGGGTCATCCCGGTCAACCCGCGCGAGTCCGCGATCCTCGGCGAGACCTCCTATCCGAGCCTCACCGACGTACCTGTCCCGATCGATGTGGTCAACGTCTTCCGCGCCCCGAGCGCGCTGCCGGACATCGCCCGGCAGGCGGTGGCGATCGGCGCGGGCACCCTGTGGACCCAGTTCGGCGTGATCAACCAGGAGGGCGCGGACATCGCCACATCCGGCGGCCTGACCGTCATCGTGGACCGCTGCCTCAAGGTCGAACACGCCCGCTACGTCGGCCGCATGCACTGGCTCGGCTTCAACACCCAGCGCATCACCTCGGTCCGCTCCGGCCTCCAGTAG
- a CDS encoding O-acetylhomoserine aminocarboxypropyltransferase/cysteine synthase family protein: protein MTRAEEPHEFGFETRQLHAGQRPDPNTGARAVPIFQTTSYVFEDPESAAAYFNLQEYGNTYSRIMNPTVAVFEERVANLEGGSGAVAFASGIAAQAAALFTLLEPGDHVVASSALYGGTVNQLKHLLRKMNVELTWVDPDDPELWRKAVRDTTKAFFGETIGNPGGNVLDIATIAGIAHEHGLPLVVDNTFATPYLCRPIDWGADIVVHSATKFIGGHGTSIGGVVVEAGTFDWSNGRFPVVADPSPAYHGLKFHETFGTYGYLMKLRAETLRDLGGAMSPFNAFLFLQGLETLSLRMERHVANARRVAEFLSTHPLASSITYPGLPGSRYRPLVEKYLPLGPGAVFSFDCAGGRDGGQNLIRGVRLWSHLANVGDAKSLIIHPASTTHRQLSDDELRAAGVGPGTVRLSVGTESVEDLIWDLEQGFREVAQP from the coding sequence ATGACCCGGGCGGAGGAGCCGCACGAGTTCGGGTTCGAGACCAGACAGCTGCACGCCGGGCAGCGGCCGGATCCGAACACCGGCGCCCGGGCGGTGCCGATCTTCCAGACCACCAGCTACGTGTTCGAGGATCCGGAGTCGGCGGCCGCCTACTTCAACCTCCAGGAGTACGGCAACACCTACTCGCGCATCATGAACCCGACCGTGGCCGTCTTCGAGGAGCGGGTGGCCAACCTGGAGGGCGGCAGCGGCGCGGTCGCCTTCGCCAGCGGCATCGCGGCCCAGGCGGCGGCCCTGTTCACCCTGCTGGAGCCGGGTGACCACGTGGTCGCGTCGTCGGCCCTCTACGGCGGCACCGTCAACCAGCTCAAGCATCTGCTGCGCAAGATGAACGTGGAGCTGACCTGGGTGGACCCGGACGACCCGGAACTCTGGCGCAAGGCGGTCCGGGACACCACGAAGGCGTTCTTCGGCGAGACGATCGGCAACCCGGGTGGCAACGTCCTGGACATCGCCACGATCGCCGGGATCGCCCACGAGCACGGGCTGCCGCTGGTCGTGGACAACACGTTCGCCACGCCCTACCTGTGCCGGCCGATCGACTGGGGCGCCGACATCGTGGTGCACTCGGCCACCAAGTTCATCGGCGGGCACGGCACCAGCATCGGCGGCGTGGTCGTGGAGGCCGGCACGTTCGACTGGTCCAACGGCCGTTTCCCGGTGGTCGCCGACCCCTCGCCCGCCTACCACGGCTTGAAGTTCCACGAGACCTTCGGCACCTACGGCTACCTCATGAAGCTGCGCGCCGAGACGCTGCGGGACCTGGGTGGCGCGATGTCGCCGTTCAACGCGTTCCTGTTCCTCCAGGGCCTGGAGACGCTGTCGCTGCGAATGGAACGGCACGTGGCGAACGCCCGGCGGGTCGCCGAATTCCTGTCCACCCACCCGCTGGCGTCCAGCATCACCTACCCCGGCCTGCCCGGCAGCCGTTACCGGCCGCTGGTGGAGAAATACCTGCCACTCGGCCCGGGCGCGGTCTTCTCGTTCGACTGCGCGGGCGGCCGCGACGGCGGCCAGAACCTCATCCGCGGCGTCCGGCTGTGGTCACACCTGGCCAACGTCGGCGACGCGAAGAGCCTCATCATCCATCCGGCCAGCACCACACACCGGCAACTGAGCGACGACGAACTGCGGGCCGCCGGGGTCGGGCCGGGAACGGTCCGGCTGTCGGTCGGCACCGAGTCGGTCGAGGACCTGATCTGGGACCTGGAACAGGGCTTCCGGGAGGTGGCGCAGCCGTGA
- the metX gene encoding homoserine O-acetyltransferase MetX — protein sequence MTTVGVVKTRFLDLPEPLPLDCGRELRSVRVAYETYGTLAPDRDNVILVCHALSGDAHAAGIAAVPPQEGTREGFEKSLGWWDGMIGPGKAFDTDHWFVVSTNLLGGCRGTTGPSSADPATGEPYGPDFPVITVADMVRCERAFLAQLGIDRLAAVAGGSLGGMQALQWAVDHPDAVGAIVVIASTHALQPQGVAWNAIARESIQRDPDWQGGRYYGTGRSPDAGMGVARMVGHITYLSAPGLAAKFGRRLQSGTDIRYTISEPEYEVESYLRHQAASFVRRFDANTYLYTSRALTYFDLARDHGSLEAALARVRARTLLISFSSDWLYPPAASREIADVLTRLGRPVENHVIDAPYGHDCFLLEEARQTPIVRDFLEAKIS from the coding sequence ATGACGACAGTTGGTGTGGTGAAAACGCGGTTCCTGGACCTGCCGGAGCCACTGCCACTCGACTGTGGGCGCGAGCTGCGGTCGGTCCGGGTGGCCTACGAGACGTACGGCACCCTCGCCCCTGATCGGGACAACGTCATTCTCGTCTGCCACGCGCTCTCCGGTGACGCACACGCCGCCGGAATCGCCGCGGTTCCCCCGCAGGAGGGCACCCGGGAGGGATTCGAGAAGAGCCTCGGCTGGTGGGACGGCATGATCGGGCCGGGCAAGGCGTTCGACACCGACCACTGGTTCGTGGTCTCCACCAACCTGCTCGGCGGCTGCCGTGGCACGACCGGCCCGTCGTCGGCCGATCCGGCCACCGGCGAGCCGTACGGGCCGGACTTCCCGGTCATCACGGTCGCCGACATGGTCCGGTGCGAACGCGCGTTCCTGGCCCAGCTCGGCATCGACCGGCTGGCCGCGGTGGCCGGCGGCTCCCTCGGCGGCATGCAGGCCCTGCAATGGGCCGTCGACCACCCGGATGCGGTCGGCGCGATCGTGGTGATCGCCTCCACGCACGCGCTGCAACCGCAGGGGGTGGCGTGGAACGCGATCGCCCGCGAGTCGATCCAGCGCGACCCCGACTGGCAGGGCGGCCGCTACTACGGCACCGGCCGCTCCCCCGACGCCGGGATGGGCGTGGCCCGCATGGTCGGGCACATCACCTACCTGTCGGCGCCGGGCCTGGCGGCGAAATTCGGGCGGCGCCTGCAATCCGGCACGGACATCCGCTACACGATCAGCGAACCCGAGTACGAGGTGGAGAGCTACCTGCGCCATCAGGCCGCCTCGTTCGTGCGCCGCTTCGACGCCAACACCTACCTCTACACGTCCCGGGCGCTCACCTACTTCGACCTGGCCCGCGACCACGGCTCGCTGGAGGCCGCCCTGGCCCGCGTCCGGGCCCGTACCCTGCTGATCTCCTTCAGCTCCGACTGGCTCTACCCGCCGGCCGCCTCCCGGGAGATCGCCGACGTGCTGACCCGGCTGGGAAGACCGGTGGAGAACCACGTCATCGACGCGCCCTACGGCCACGACTGCTTCCTGCTGGAAGAGGCCCGGCAGACCCCCATCGTCCGCGACTTCCTGGAGGCGAAAATCTCATGA
- a CDS encoding OsmC family protein: MTTTDNGVNVQALLDAREALKGAPEAAQFTWRATSTWKNGVHSTTTIQNFFGLGQEQSHKTKTEFTADHPEIFAAEDNGITPIEYLLVGLAGCLTAGVASVAQNRGIQLRSVTSTVEGNHDIRGILGADSDVRNGFNDVKVTFAIDADASREEIEALVAQSQKRSAVYDALTNPTSVTVEVA, encoded by the coding sequence ATGACCACCACGGATAACGGCGTCAACGTTCAGGCCCTGCTCGATGCGCGCGAAGCCCTCAAGGGTGCGCCGGAGGCCGCCCAGTTCACCTGGCGGGCCACCTCCACGTGGAAGAACGGCGTGCACAGCACGACCACGATCCAGAACTTCTTCGGCCTCGGCCAGGAGCAGTCGCACAAGACGAAGACCGAGTTCACCGCCGACCACCCGGAGATCTTCGCGGCCGAGGACAACGGCATCACCCCGATCGAGTACCTGCTGGTCGGCCTGGCCGGCTGCCTCACCGCCGGCGTCGCCTCGGTTGCCCAGAACCGGGGCATCCAACTGCGTTCGGTCACCTCGACGGTCGAGGGCAACCACGACATCCGCGGCATCCTCGGCGCGGACAGCGACGTCCGCAACGGCTTCAACGACGTCAAGGTCACCTTCGCCATCGACGCCGACGCCAGCCGCGAGGAGATCGAGGCCCTGGTCGCGCAGTCGCAGAAACGGTCCGCCGTCTACGATGCGCTCACCAACCCGACCAGCGTCACGGTCGAGGTCGCCTGA
- a CDS encoding NAD(P)-binding domain-containing protein — translation MSQRVTTVVIGAGHAGLAASHFLSERSIDHIVLERGRIANTWRRERWDSLRLLTPNWLNRLPGHPYGGPDPDGYMTAGQVADFIGDYATVTAAPVRENTTVTSVRRTDGGYQVSTGEGDLDCATVVIASGACNAPVVPECAAGVPDGITQLTPFEYRNPGSLPDGGVLVVGASASGVQIAAEVRRSGRPVVLSVGEHVRLPRTYRDRDVLWWMDATGVWAQRYDEIEDLARARRLPSPQLVGEPGTTIDLNALTGLGVEPVGRLAVIRDGAALFSGGLRNVCSLADLKMRRLLAGFDEWAGIGDDPAGFEPTRIPAVPRLRLDLRGGEITTIIWATGFRPDYRWLDVPVVDEKGRLRHDGGVVDSPGLYALGLPVLRRRRSTLLHGIEDDARFVARHLAERLTPRVVA, via the coding sequence GTGTCGCAACGGGTCACCACGGTCGTCATCGGCGCCGGGCACGCCGGCCTCGCCGCCAGCCACTTCCTGAGCGAGCGGTCGATCGACCACATCGTGCTGGAGCGGGGCCGGATCGCCAACACGTGGCGGCGGGAACGCTGGGACTCGCTGCGCCTGCTCACGCCGAACTGGCTGAACCGGCTGCCGGGCCACCCGTACGGCGGGCCGGATCCGGACGGGTACATGACGGCCGGCCAGGTGGCCGACTTCATCGGCGACTACGCGACGGTCACCGCCGCGCCGGTCCGGGAGAACACCACTGTCACTTCGGTACGGCGTACCGATGGCGGCTATCAGGTCTCCACCGGCGAGGGTGACCTGGACTGCGCGACCGTCGTGATCGCGTCCGGCGCGTGCAACGCGCCGGTCGTGCCGGAGTGCGCCGCCGGCGTGCCCGACGGGATCACACAGCTGACCCCGTTCGAGTACCGCAACCCCGGGTCGCTGCCCGACGGCGGCGTGCTCGTGGTCGGGGCGTCGGCCTCCGGCGTGCAGATCGCCGCCGAGGTGCGCCGCTCGGGGCGGCCGGTGGTGCTGTCGGTGGGCGAGCACGTACGGCTGCCGCGTACCTACCGCGACCGTGACGTGCTGTGGTGGATGGACGCGACCGGGGTGTGGGCGCAGCGTTACGACGAGATCGAGGACCTCGCCCGCGCCCGCCGGCTGCCGTCGCCGCAGCTGGTCGGCGAACCGGGCACCACCATCGACCTCAACGCGCTGACCGGGCTCGGTGTCGAACCGGTCGGGCGGCTCGCGGTGATCCGGGACGGGGCGGCGCTGTTCTCCGGCGGCCTGCGCAACGTCTGCTCGCTGGCCGACCTCAAGATGAGACGGTTGCTGGCCGGATTCGACGAGTGGGCCGGGATCGGTGACGACCCGGCCGGGTTCGAGCCGACCAGGATTCCGGCCGTGCCGAGGTTGCGGCTCGATCTGCGCGGCGGCGAGATCACCACGATCATCTGGGCGACCGGGTTCCGGCCCGACTACCGCTGGCTGGACGTGCCGGTCGTCGACGAGAAGGGCCGGCTGCGCCACGACGGCGGTGTCGTGGACAGTCCGGGTCTCTACGCGCTGGGCCTGCCGGTGCTGCGCCGTCGCCGGTCGACGCTGCTGCACGGCATCGAGGACGACGCCCGCTTCGTCGCACGGCACCTGGCCGAGCGGCTCACGCCAAGGGTAGTCGCATGA
- a CDS encoding GNAT family N-acetyltransferase, whose protein sequence is MNLIYETTIRAADAGDMEGIRAIRNRAIEQTTALWTETPQSPAEATAWLAAHLARGSAFVAEIDGEVAGFATYGPWRPLDGYRHTVENSVYVREDRHGLGIGSALMTTVIAAAREAGHHVMVAGIEAGNTSSIRLHERFGFEHAGTIREVGTKFGRWLDLTIMRLPLA, encoded by the coding sequence ATGAATCTAATATACGAGACGACGATCCGGGCGGCCGACGCCGGCGACATGGAGGGCATCCGGGCGATCCGCAACCGGGCCATCGAGCAGACGACGGCGCTGTGGACCGAGACGCCGCAGTCCCCGGCCGAGGCGACCGCCTGGCTGGCCGCCCATCTGGCGCGGGGCTCGGCGTTCGTGGCGGAAATCGACGGGGAGGTGGCTGGTTTCGCCACATATGGGCCGTGGCGGCCGCTCGACGGCTACCGGCACACGGTGGAGAACTCGGTGTACGTCCGCGAGGACCGGCACGGCCTCGGCATCGGATCGGCCCTGATGACGACGGTGATCGCCGCCGCACGGGAGGCCGGGCACCACGTCATGGTGGCCGGCATCGAGGCGGGCAACACGTCGTCGATCCGGCTGCACGAGCGGTTCGGTTTCGAGCACGCCGGCACGATCCGTGAGGTGGGCACCAAGTTCGGCCGCTGGCTGGACCTGACCATCATGCGACTACCCTTGGCGTGA